Within Aliivibrio fischeri, the genomic segment GTAAATACACCTGATTCTTCAACTGCGCCAATCGCAGAAATTGATACAGGTTCATTTATTTATACCACTGCTCTAAATAACGTTAAGACTGCTGATCTAAATGAATTCAGTAAAAATATGAACCGCTTTGCTGATGCAGCAAGTGATTTTTACGGTCGTGATGAAGAGAGTGCAGATGGTAAACATCGTCGCTTTACTTACCCAGAGCTAAAAGAGTTCCGTCATCGTTTTGTGAATGATGTGCAGATTTCGATTGGTGCGGCGCATTCAGGTTACCCTGTGATGAGTAGCTCATTTAATGCTAACTCAAATAAAATACCAACAAATGCAATTGATGATTGGTTGGTATGGCACGAAGTTGGTCATAACCTTGCTTCTGCACCATTCTCAGCACCGGGTAGTACAGAAGTAACGAATAACCTTCTAGCTCTGTATATGCAAGAATTGGAAGGTCGTAATGCTAATCCAGAAATGGATCGAATTAGAACGAGTATTCAAAAAGCGCCAGCTTGGTTAAGCTCAAATGATGGCCATGCATGGAGTCATGGTGATGCCGGTCTTCGTCTAGTTATGTTTGGCCAACTGAAGATTTGGGCTGAAAATCATTTCGAAATTGATCGTTGGTATGTTGATAGTGAAACTAAACCTGCTATCTACAATCAAGATCAAGGCTGGAATATGATTAAGCTGATGCACCGTAAGGCTCGTGGTGATCAACAAGGTGATGAGGGTATCAATTACTGTAGCTCTCGTGACACAGGCTTAAGTGCTGGTGATCTAATGATGGTGTGTAGTTCTTATGTATCTGGTTATGATTTAGGTGAGTTCTTCCAAGCATGGAATGTTGGTGAAACATCAGTGACTAATGCCGATGGTACTAAAGTCTACTCTGGTGGTATTAGCTCAGCTGGTTTAAGTAAGCTTGCTGAATTGAAGTTGAGTAAACCGAAGAAAGATCCACTATCTATCAATGCATTACCTAAATAATAGAACGTAATGATAAAAAAGCCCCCGAACCATCACGGTTCGGGGGCTTTTTATTGTCAGCTATTTAATAAATAGAAACGTATTTTAATTAGTATTACTTGTTAATATTAATTAACGCGCCAGATTTACATTGGAAAGTGTAGTAGCGGCTAGTTTCGTTAAATTTACCTAGGCCTTCACCAGTACAGTAATCAACATTGATATCACGCATGATATCTAATGTTTTTTCATTATTCAGTTGGAATTTAGAACCATCGCTACATACGATACGAACACGGCCATCATCACTTACAGAATAAACTTTTACTTCTGTATTACACAGTTCAAAAGAGGCGTCTTGGTAGTTATCTTGTTGTTTTGGTGCACTGCTACAACCGGCTAAAACAAGCGTAAATAGGCACGCTAAACTGATTTTTTTCATTGTGATAATTCCTTTAAACTAGACTATCTATTAAATATATCGTTTATACGCAATGAAAGCGAATTTCTGCTTAACAAATATGCATTAAACTCGAATTGTATTAATTTGAATACTTAACTCAGACATCGTTTGTTCAATATTGTGCATTTCGCTCTCAAGATGCTGAATTAATTCATTTGTTCCATTAGCCAGCGAGGCAAGTTCATCAATATCAGCGTTAACAGAGTTTGCTGTTTCAGACTGCTCTAAGGTTGCAGCAGAAATACTGGTATTAAAACTGTCTATTTCTGTTACTGCAGAGTGTAGAGAATCAATATAACTAGAAGAATTAATTACGCTGTCTTGAGTCTTACTACTCAGTGTTTTACTTTCTTCCATTAAAATAAAAGATTGTTTTGCGCTGTTTCCAATAGCATCAAGTAATTGGCGAATATCATTAGTAGCTTCTTGGCTGCGTTGAGCTAGTTTTCTAACTTCATCAGCGACAACGGCAAAACCTCGTCCTTGATCACCAGCACGAGCCGCTTCGATTGCTGCATTTAATGCAAGTAAGTTAGTTTGTTCTGAGACTGCTGTTATCGTGTCCAAAATCTCAGAAACATTCAGCGTTTCTTTTTCTAAATTTTGAATATGCTCATGTGTATTGATAATGCTGTGGTGTAAATCATTCACAACACTTGTCGTTACTTGAGTATGATCTTTGCAAGTTGTAGCGTTGGTTGTTGCTTGAGTTGTTGTTTCGTGTGCGTTATTAGTTACGCCTGCAATCTCAGAACTGGTTTGTGCCATTTCAGTCATTGCTGTTGCAATACTATCGCAATGACTTAACGTTGTTTGGCTTGATTGAGTTGCTTGTTTTAAATGATGGCTTAATCTATTCAACTCATCTTGGGTTTTCGATGCCACACTATGAGCGGCTCTTAATGGCAAGGAAATACTTTCAATTAAAGAATTAATATCTTTTGCTATATGGTCAAATTCATTTTCATTATTATCTTCAAGAGTCAGCGTGAGATCTTTTGTTGCAGACATTTCATTAATGCGCTGACTAAATGATGTCATACGATTACTGATAGAGCGTGTTGTTAATAAGCTAACTACAGCAATAGGAAGTATCAAACATACAGCAATAGCAATGTAAATATTGCGAGTAAGTTTGGCGGCGTTCATATTATGCTTTGCTGCATCATTTAATTCAGCTGAGATATTATCGGTTATTGCTTTTATTAAACCAATACGTTGAGTTGCTAGAGAGAACCATTCATTAGTATTAGGTCCATTAAGAGCATTTAAGTTATCTTTTTGAGATAAATATGATGCTTGAATATCAGAGACTTGCTTCCATGTTTTCGATTCAATGGTGGTGTTTAATGTTTTTGTAAAACGGTTAGATAACACGGATTGAGCTTGTCGAATCGCTAGAGATTCTGTTGAAATATAACTATTTATATCGGCAAATTTATCTAAGCTTGATCTTTTTCCAGCAAATGCCCCATTAAGCGCCCCTCGAACTTTCCCTGCCTCTTCTTTTACTTGTAATAGTGCAGAGAGACCAAGCATTTCATTACGAATAAATTGGTCATCAATATTACCAATGATGATTGATATTGAATCAAGAGAAAGTTGATTGAGTGTTGAATAATAGATAAACGGAGAATCTTGGATAGAGAGATTATCAACTTGTGAGCGAATGGTTGATTTATAATTGAGTTGCTGGATGATATCTGAAAGAAGAGCGTTGATTAACTGTTTGTCTAGGTAGAGAGGAGTAAAGCTTCGTAGGATTTGTTCTGCTTGGTCTGATTTCTGTCGTTGTGAGAGCAGTTTATCTTTTCCTGAACGCCCTTTTGAGGCGATAAAACCAGCGGTTAATCCGCGCTCAACTGCAAAGTTATGTGCCACATTATCTAAGGCATTAAAAAGGGTCACAGCCTCTAAAGAGTAATTGGCATCATAAACATTTTCATTTTCTTGTAATAACAGTTGAAATAAGAATGTTGAGATAATCAATGTCGGTAGAAGTGATATGATTAATAATCGATGTTTTATACTTTTAAATACAGACAAAATCATAGTTAACCTTTTAATTAATGTGGGTATATACATTTATCGGTTGCATTAATTGATACTTTAATAATTAAAACTGGGTTTTTCTTTTGGTTTAAACAGGAACTTAATGAAGGGACATAGGCAGGCATCTGCTTTTCTTGTACACTAATTGAAAAAACTAGGAGGCAAGTAATGCATTGTCCATTTTGTAGCGCAACAGATACTAAGGTTATTGACTCACGACTCGTGTCTGATGGACATCAGGTTCGTCGACGTCGCCAGTGTTTGGCGTGCAGTGAGCGATTCACTACGTTTGAATCAGCTGAATTAGTGATGCCAAAAGTGATTAAATCAAATGGTAATCGTGAACCTTTTGATGAAGATAAATTATCAGGTGGCCTATATCGTTCATTGGAAAAAAGACCAGTTAGCGCTGACTTAGTTGAACTCGCATTAAATACGATAAAATCACAGCTTCGAGCGACTGGTGAACGTGAAGTTCCATCAGATATGATTGGTAACCTTGTTATGGACCAATTAAAAGAGCTCGATAAAGTGGCTTATATTCGTTTTGCCTCTGTTTACCGAAGCTTTGAAGATATTAAAGAGTTCGGTGAAGAAATTGCAAAACTAGAGAAATAACATGACATTTACTACCCAAGATTATCTGATGATGCAAAAAGCTATCTTATTAGCTAAGCAAGGCATTTATACCACAGCCCCTAATCCAAATGTGGGGTGTGTATTGGTTAAAAATGGGAAGATTGTTGGGGAAGGGGCGCACTTAAAAGCAGGTGAACCCCATGCTGAAGTTCATGCATTAAGACAAGCAGGAAAGGAAGCGCAAGGGGCAACGGCTTATGTGACGCTTGAACCTTGCTCTCATTATGGACGCACACCACCTTGTGCTGAAGGACTTATAAAAGCGGGCGTAAAAAAAGTAATTTGTGCCATGGTTGATCCAAACCCTCAAGTTGCTGGTCGTGGCCTTGCTATGTTAAATGAAGCTGGAATTGAAACTGCATCAGGTCTGCTTGAAGCCGATGCTAGAGCCTTAAACCCTCATTTTTTAACTCGAATGGAAACAGGAAAACCATTTGTACAGTTAAAAATGGCTGCGAGTCTTGATGGAAAAACCGCATTAAAAAATGGAGTGAGTCAATGGATCACTTCAAAAGAAGCAAGACAAGATGTTCAACGCTATCGTGCGCAATCTGGTGCAATACTCTCAACAGCGAAAACCGTGATTGACGATGACGCCTCATTAAATGTGCGTTGGAGCGATCTTTCCCCCTCAATTCAAGAAAGCTACCAACAAGCTGCTATTCGACAGCCAATGCGTTTTATTTTAGATCGTCAGCATTCATTAACATCCGATTTAAAACTGTTTCAAGCCTCTGGTGAAGTAGTTACGATCTCTCCTCAAAACACACATCCAGTAGGGACTTCTGAAAATCATATGCAATGCCGTATTGATGATGGTCAATTGGATCTTAAAGAAGTCGTAAATAAAATTTCTCGTGATTTTAATGTAAATCATATTTGGGTAGAAGCCGGTGCGACATTAGCTGCAAGTATGATTAACGATAATTTAGTTGATGAATTGATCATTTATCTCGCCCCTAAATTAATGGGAGCGGATGGGCGTAGCATCATTAATTTAATTGGATTAGAAACGATGTCTGAGGCAATTGACTTGGATATAAAAGACATACGTATGGTCGGTAAAGATATTCGAATTACCGCAACAATAGCAAGGTAACCCATGTTTACAGGAATTATTGAGTCAGTAGGTACACTGCAAGCCATTACACCAAAGGGTGAAGATATTAGCGTAACGGTTAATGTTGGTCAGTTAGACATGAGTGATGTAAAGCTTGGAGATAGCATTGCAACTAATGGCGTTTGCTTAACTGTTGTTGCAATGACTGAACGCACTTATACCGCAGACTTATCATTAGAAACACTTAAACGTACAGGTTTTGTTGATTATAAAGCCGGTGATAAAGTGAATCTTGAAAAGGCGATGTTACCAACCACCCGATTTGGCGGGCATATTGTTTCTGGTCACGTAGATGCTGTTGGTGAAATTATTGAACGTCACCAGACCGGTCGTGCTATTGAATTTTGGATACAATTACCTCAAACACTCGCTAAGTATGTTGTAGAAAAAGGTTCTATTACTGTGGATGGCATTAGCTTAACGGTTAATGATATTCGAAAAAATGCATTTAAATTGACCATTGTTCCGCACACGGCAGCAGAGACTACGATGGATAACTTTTCTGTTGGACAGAAAGTTAACTTAGAAGTTGATGTGATCGCTCGATATTTAGAAAGACTTGTGATCGGGCAGAAAGAAGATCAACCAGAGTCTTCTGTTACGATGGATCTTTTGGCAAAATCAGGCTTCTTAAATTAAGCCTCACCACTTAACCTAATTAATATAAAAGGTATTTCACATGGCAATTAGCTCAGCAAAAGACATTATTGAAGATATTCGTTTAGGTAAGATGGTTATTCTTATGGATGACGAAGATCGTGAGAATGAAGGTGATTTAATTATTGCCGCTGAGAAAATCACTCCTGAAGCCATTAACTTTATGGCAACTCATGGACGTGGTTTAATCTGTTTAACGATGACAAAAGATCGTTGTGAAAAACTAGGTCTACCTCCTATGGTACAAGACAATAATGCACAATTTACAACGAATTTTACGGTATCAATTGAAGCGGCAGAAGGCGTAACAACTGGTATTTCAGCTGCAGACCGTTCTCGCACCGTTGAAGCGGCAGTAGCCAAAAATGCAGTTGCTGCAGATTTAGTTCAACCAGGGCATATTTTCCCATTAGCAGCACAAGAAGGCGGCGTATTAACTCGTGCTGGTCATACAGAAGCTGGGTGTGATTTAGCTCGTTTAGCTGGCTATGAGCCTGCTGGTGTGATTGTTGAAATCTTGAATGATGATGGAACAATGGCTCGTCGCCCTGATTTGGAAATTTTTGCTGAAAAACACGGCATTAAATTAGGTACGATTGCTGATTTAATTGAATATCGTAATAACAACGAAACGACAATTGAACGTGTAGCTGAGTGTAAATTACCAACAGAGTTTGGTGAGTTTGATTTGGTGACTTACCGTGACACGATTGATAATCAACTGCACTACGCTCTTAAGAAAGAAAATACGTCAAGTGAAGCGCCGTTAGTTCGTGTTCATTTACAAGATACATTTACTGATATTTTGCATTCAGACCGTTGTGCAGAACGCAGCTGGACATTGCCAACAGCAATGCAGCGTATTGCCAATGAAGGTGGTGTATTAGTGATTCTTGGTAATGAAGAATCAACAGATAGTATCGTACATAAAGTGAAAGTTCTTGAGCGTCAAGACAGTGGTGAAGCACCAACAATGGCGAAGAAGCAAGGAACTTCACGTCGTGTAGGTGTTGGCTCTCAAATTTTGGCTGATATTGGTATTTCTGACATGCGTTTACTTTCATCAACGTCAAAGCGTTACCATGCCTTATCTGGCTTTGGTTTGAACGTTGTTGAATACGTAACGAAATAAAAGCATAAATATATGGCCCTATTCGATGAGTAGGGCCTAAATAATTAGATATTTGTCACAAAGCTGTGATAGAATCCGGCGATTCTCACTATGAATGCGTAGTTGATAAATAGAAACCAGTTTAATTGGAATAAAACAGATACAGGAAGGCTCATGAACGTAATCGAAGGCGGCGTTGCTGCTCCTAATGCGAAAATTGCAATTGTTATTTCTCGCTTTAATAGCTTTATTAATGAAAGTCTACTTTCAGGTGCTATCGACACTCTAAAGCGTTTTGGTCAAGTATCTGAAGAAAACATCACCGTTGTTCGCTGCCCAGGTGCCGTAGAATTACCGTTAGTTGCTCAACGAGTAGCTAAAACAGCAAAGTATGATGCTATCGTTTCATTGGGCTCTGTTATCCGTGGTGGCACACCACATTTTGACTATGTATGTAGTGAATGCAATAAAGGTCTAGCACAAGTATCTCTGGAATATAGCATTCCAGTAGCATTTGGTGTTTTGACTGTTGATACTATCGATCAAGCAATCGAGCGCGCCGGTACCAAGGCTGGTAATAAAGGGGCAGAGGCTGCACTAAGCGCACTCGAAATGATTAATGTTCTGTCTCAAATCGAATCCTAATGGGGGTTAGTGTGAAACCAGCCGCACGTCGTAATGCACGTCAATTTGCTCTTCAAGCAATCTATTCATGGCAACTAAGCAAAGAAAATGTTGCAGATATCGAAGAGCAGTTTTTAACTGCTGAAAAATATGATGAAGAAGAGCATCATGCAAATGAGCCTAAGCTACAAACTCCAGAGACAGATGTAGCGTATTTCCGCGATCTTTTCTCAGGCGTAGCTCTAAATCATATGAAATTAGATGGGAAAATGCGCCCATACTTATCTCGTCCGCTTCAAGATCTTGACCAAATGGAACTTGCGTTACTACGTATGTCTATTTACGAGATGATGAATCGTGATGATGTACCATACAAAGTTGTTATCAATGAAGCGATTGAACTTGCAAAAGTATTCGCAGCAGAAGATAGCCACAAGTTTGTAAATGGTGTATTAGATAAAGCGGCTCCAACTTTACGTAAAAAATAAGTTGGTCGTAGCATACTAATTAAATCGTAAAGGTCAGCCTCGTTGCTGGCCTTTTTTATAACTAAAAAACAGTATTAATCGAATATGTGTAGTGAATTTAATTTAATCGATCGATTTTTTGTTCAAGAAAATGTTTCGCGTGATGATGTTGATTTAGGTATTGGGGATGATTGCGCATTAGTAACTGTACCTGAGGGTTACCAAGTAGCGATAACCACAGATACTTTAGCCGCCGGAACGCATTTTTTAGCTGATGCAGATCCTGTTAGTGTGGGGCATAAAGCACTAGCGTCTAACTTAAGTGATTTAGCGGCTATGGGAGCAAAACCAACGTGGGTGTCTTTAGCATTGACCCTACCTCAATCTGATGAAAAGTGGTTAGAAGGATTTTGTAAAGGGTTCTTTGATTTAGCTAAGCAATATCAAGTTGAGCTCATTGGCGGTGATACAACAAAAGGACCTTTAAGCATAACGATTATGGTACAAGGAATTATACCTAAAGGAGCAGCATTAACTCGAAGTGCAGCACAAATAGGTGATGATATTTATGTTACTGGTAATTTAGGTGATAGCGCCGCTGGTCTCGAAGTTATTTTAAATTCACACAAAAATGTGAAGGGGGAGTTAGAAAAGGAGTTAGAAAAACGTCATTATTACTCAACACCACAAGTTGAGCTTGCGCAAGATATTCGTCATCTATGTCATGCAGCATTAGATATTTCTGATGGTGTAATTTCGGATCTAGGCCATATATTAAAGCAATCAAATGTGAGTGCTGTTATTAATGTTAATAACTTACCTATTTCAAGTGAACTTGTTACGTATTATCGCCAAGATAAAGAAAAATGTCAGAAACTTGCATTAACTAGTGGTGAAGAATATGAACTTTGTTTCACTGCATCTAAAAAAAATCGTAAAGCAATCAAACAAATAGCTACTATTTTAAATGAAAAAATTAGTA encodes:
- a CDS encoding lipoprotein, whose translation is MKKISLACLFTLVLAGCSSAPKQQDNYQDASFELCNTEVKVYSVSDDGRVRIVCSDGSKFQLNNEKTLDIMRDINVDYCTGEGLGKFNETSRYYTFQCKSGALININK
- a CDS encoding methyl-accepting chemotaxis protein, which codes for MILSVFKSIKHRLLIISLLPTLIISTFLFQLLLQENENVYDANYSLEAVTLFNALDNVAHNFAVERGLTAGFIASKGRSGKDKLLSQRQKSDQAEQILRSFTPLYLDKQLINALLSDIIQQLNYKSTIRSQVDNLSIQDSPFIYYSTLNQLSLDSISIIIGNIDDQFIRNEMLGLSALLQVKEEAGKVRGALNGAFAGKRSSLDKFADINSYISTESLAIRQAQSVLSNRFTKTLNTTIESKTWKQVSDIQASYLSQKDNLNALNGPNTNEWFSLATQRIGLIKAITDNISAELNDAAKHNMNAAKLTRNIYIAIAVCLILPIAVVSLLTTRSISNRMTSFSQRINEMSATKDLTLTLEDNNENEFDHIAKDINSLIESISLPLRAAHSVASKTQDELNRLSHHLKQATQSSQTTLSHCDSIATAMTEMAQTSSEIAGVTNNAHETTTQATTNATTCKDHTQVTTSVVNDLHHSIINTHEHIQNLEKETLNVSEILDTITAVSEQTNLLALNAAIEAARAGDQGRGFAVVADEVRKLAQRSQEATNDIRQLLDAIGNSAKQSFILMEESKTLSSKTQDSVINSSSYIDSLHSAVTEIDSFNTSISAATLEQSETANSVNADIDELASLANGTNELIQHLESEMHNIEQTMSELSIQINTIRV
- the nrdR gene encoding transcriptional regulator NrdR, whose amino-acid sequence is MHCPFCSATDTKVIDSRLVSDGHQVRRRRQCLACSERFTTFESAELVMPKVIKSNGNREPFDEDKLSGGLYRSLEKRPVSADLVELALNTIKSQLRATGEREVPSDMIGNLVMDQLKELDKVAYIRFASVYRSFEDIKEFGEEIAKLEK
- the ribD gene encoding bifunctional diaminohydroxyphosphoribosylaminopyrimidine deaminase/5-amino-6-(5-phosphoribosylamino)uracil reductase RibD, with the protein product MTFTTQDYLMMQKAILLAKQGIYTTAPNPNVGCVLVKNGKIVGEGAHLKAGEPHAEVHALRQAGKEAQGATAYVTLEPCSHYGRTPPCAEGLIKAGVKKVICAMVDPNPQVAGRGLAMLNEAGIETASGLLEADARALNPHFLTRMETGKPFVQLKMAASLDGKTALKNGVSQWITSKEARQDVQRYRAQSGAILSTAKTVIDDDASLNVRWSDLSPSIQESYQQAAIRQPMRFILDRQHSLTSDLKLFQASGEVVTISPQNTHPVGTSENHMQCRIDDGQLDLKEVVNKISRDFNVNHIWVEAGATLAASMINDNLVDELIIYLAPKLMGADGRSIINLIGLETMSEAIDLDIKDIRMVGKDIRITATIAR
- a CDS encoding riboflavin synthase; protein product: MFTGIIESVGTLQAITPKGEDISVTVNVGQLDMSDVKLGDSIATNGVCLTVVAMTERTYTADLSLETLKRTGFVDYKAGDKVNLEKAMLPTTRFGGHIVSGHVDAVGEIIERHQTGRAIEFWIQLPQTLAKYVVEKGSITVDGISLTVNDIRKNAFKLTIVPHTAAETTMDNFSVGQKVNLEVDVIARYLERLVIGQKEDQPESSVTMDLLAKSGFLN
- the ribBA gene encoding bifunctional 3,4-dihydroxy-2-butanone-4-phosphate synthase/GTP cyclohydrolase II; the protein is MAISSAKDIIEDIRLGKMVILMDDEDRENEGDLIIAAEKITPEAINFMATHGRGLICLTMTKDRCEKLGLPPMVQDNNAQFTTNFTVSIEAAEGVTTGISAADRSRTVEAAVAKNAVAADLVQPGHIFPLAAQEGGVLTRAGHTEAGCDLARLAGYEPAGVIVEILNDDGTMARRPDLEIFAEKHGIKLGTIADLIEYRNNNETTIERVAECKLPTEFGEFDLVTYRDTIDNQLHYALKKENTSSEAPLVRVHLQDTFTDILHSDRCAERSWTLPTAMQRIANEGGVLVILGNEESTDSIVHKVKVLERQDSGEAPTMAKKQGTSRRVGVGSQILADIGISDMRLLSSTSKRYHALSGFGLNVVEYVTK
- the ribE gene encoding 6,7-dimethyl-8-ribityllumazine synthase → MNVIEGGVAAPNAKIAIVISRFNSFINESLLSGAIDTLKRFGQVSEENITVVRCPGAVELPLVAQRVAKTAKYDAIVSLGSVIRGGTPHFDYVCSECNKGLAQVSLEYSIPVAFGVLTVDTIDQAIERAGTKAGNKGAEAALSALEMINVLSQIES
- the nusB gene encoding transcription antitermination factor NusB, whose translation is MGVSVKPAARRNARQFALQAIYSWQLSKENVADIEEQFLTAEKYDEEEHHANEPKLQTPETDVAYFRDLFSGVALNHMKLDGKMRPYLSRPLQDLDQMELALLRMSIYEMMNRDDVPYKVVINEAIELAKVFAAEDSHKFVNGVLDKAAPTLRKK
- the thiL gene encoding thiamine-phosphate kinase, translated to MCSEFNLIDRFFVQENVSRDDVDLGIGDDCALVTVPEGYQVAITTDTLAAGTHFLADADPVSVGHKALASNLSDLAAMGAKPTWVSLALTLPQSDEKWLEGFCKGFFDLAKQYQVELIGGDTTKGPLSITIMVQGIIPKGAALTRSAAQIGDDIYVTGNLGDSAAGLEVILNSHKNVKGELEKELEKRHYYSTPQVELAQDIRHLCHAALDISDGVISDLGHILKQSNVSAVINVNNLPISSELVTYYRQDKEKCQKLALTSGEEYELCFTASKKNRKAIKQIATILNEKISIIGEVIDKPFNGLPDSVQLFDNNKLLDWQLLGYDHFRREQ